A genomic segment from Solenopsis invicta isolate M01_SB chromosome 5, UNIL_Sinv_3.0, whole genome shotgun sequence encodes:
- the LOC105202908 gene encoding probable maleylacetoacetate isomerase 2, translating into MSMMGKAVLYSYWRSSCSWRVRIALNLKEIPYDIKPVHLEKSGGEQHSNEFREINPMEKVPALHIDNHILIESLNILHYLEETRPNRPLMPADPIKRARVREICEVIASGIQPLQNVGLLSYVGEERKKEWTQHWITKGFTAVEKLLSSNAGKYCVGDEITLADCCLVPQVFNARRYHVDLTPFPTILRVDRHLEHHPAFTETHPNNQPDADCPPKATK; encoded by the exons ATGTCCATGATGGGTAAG gcGGTGCTTTACTCTTATTGGCGGAGTTCTTGCTCTTGGAGGGTAAGAATTG CATTGAATCTAAAAGAGATACCATATGACATAAAGCCTGTTCATCTGGAGAAGAGTGGTGGAGAACAACATTCCAATGAATTTCGCGAGATTAATCCAATGGAGAAAGTCCCCGCACTCCATATCGACAATCATATCCTGATAGAGTCT ctaAATATCCTACATTATTTGGAAGAAACTAGGCCGAATCGTCCATTGATGCCAGCGGATCCTATTAAAAGAGCTAGAGTAAGAGAGATTTGTGAAGTAATTGCCAGTGGTATACAACCGTTGCAAAATGTCGGTCTTTTAAGCTATGTCGGAGAAGAACGTAAGAAAGAATGGACACAGCATTGGATTACTAAAGGGTTTACAG ctGTGGAAAAATTATTATCGTCGAATGCGGGTAAATATTGTGTCGGCGACGAGATAACATTAGCGGACTGTTGCCTGGTTCCACAAGTATTCAATGCACGAAGATATCATGTTGATTTGACTCCTTTCCCTACTATTTTGAGGGTTGACCGTCATTTGGAACACCATCCGGCTTTCACTGAGACTCACCCCAACAATCAACCCGACGCTGACTGTCCGCCCAAGGCGACTAAGTAA